Proteins from a single region of Rhipicephalus sanguineus isolate Rsan-2018 chromosome 5, BIME_Rsan_1.4, whole genome shotgun sequence:
- the LOC119394329 gene encoding uncharacterized protein LOC119394329 — translation MRIPRYSRDATSSSLQEQGALYPGGVGLSATRHPEREAAAARGYMRGPSARQRKKAYNFAIEAYCAPSSLRMNTCDFGIVHVHSTCFRSQKKTGRPYNVQLSFNAATGVPRTTACECPAGKSGACSHVLAAVRLLALLKQQGFAEPPPALACTELPQQWRRPRQKGIKPASVQDVDWRAPREGGVQLPLTARLSDASADYQDEGSQVAAIRSFGAELEALGDLPFAAVLQDVQAPLIKTKAGLAPADSPLTYQQSGRPHNFKVWMAAVAPGAGTSCTVPRLELFAGAVQHTFPGSFTSDEQRILMELQVSAEDAQNLEQNSRQQSHSSHWRDGRRHRLTASHFGRVIKRNEWTETGLRNLIEPKDLSRVRAVQYGIGKESVAADCYENVMQSHGHNVTLHHSGLAVNPAFPWLGASPDRFVYDPEELTYGVLEIKCPYSLKDSQPEEARSKKFCIIFEENDEPQLDRDHEYYAQVLGQMGITGCRWADFVVCSENWIAIERIRFDKIEWLSMRKKLDKFFFEHMLPYMSSKH, via the exons AGAGGACCCTCTGCCCGTCAGCGCAAGAAGGCATACAACTTTGCCATCGAGGCATACTGTGCGCCATCATCGCTTCGCATGAACACTTGTGACTTCGG AATTGTCCATGTGCACTCTACATGTTTTCGAAGCCAAAAGAAAACTGGCCGCCCCTACAATGTGCAGCTGTCATTCAACGCTGCTACCGGTGTGCCTCGTACCACAGCCTGCGAGTGCCCAGCAGGAAAGAGCGGAGCCTGCAGTCATGTACTAGCAGCAGTACGCCTGCTGGCACTATTAAAACAGCAAGGATTTGCTGAGCCACCACCAGCGCTTGCTTGCACAGAGCTACCTCAGCAGTGGAGGCGTCCAAGACAAAAAGGAATTAAACCTGCAAGCGTTCAAGACGTGGACTGGCGAGCACCACGAGAAGGTGGCGTCCAGTTGCCATTGACTGCCCGCCTTTCAGATGCAAGCGCTGACTACCAGGATGAAGGCAGTCAAGTCGCTGCAATCCGGTCATTTGGTGCGGAGCTGGAAGCATTGGGCGACCTTCCATTCGCCGCTGTCCTGCAGGATGTGCAGGCTCCTCTGATCAAGACTAAGGCGGGTCTTGCTCCAGCGGACTCTCCACTGACCTACCAGCAGTCGGGCAGGCCGCATAACTTCAAGGTTTGGATGGCAGCTGTAGCTCCTGGTGCGGGCACCAGTTGTACTGTCCCACGTCTAGAGCTTTTTGCTGGTGCAGTGCAGCACACGTTTCCGGGCAGCTTTACATCTGACGAGCAACGAATTTTGATG GAACTGCAGGTGTCTGCAGAAGATGCACAGAATCTTGAACAGAATTCAAGGCAGCAGAGCCACAGTTCTCACTGGAGAGATGGGCGTCGACATAGATTAACTGCATCGCATTTTGGCCGTGTAATTAAGAGAAATGAGTGGACGGAAACAGGGCTGCGGAACCTCATTGAGCCAAAGGACTTGTCTCGCGTTCGTGCTGTGCAATATGGAATCGGCAAGGAGAGTGTAGCTGCAGATTGTTATGAAAATGTAATGCAGTCTCATGGCCATAATGTGACACTACACCATTCAGGATTGGCTGTCAACCCGGCCTTCCCATGGCTTGGAGCTAGCCCAGACAGATTTGTATACGACCCAGAGGAGCTGACGTATGGTGTGCTTGAGATCAAGTGCCCTTATTCTCTGAAGGATAGCCAACCAGAAGAAGCCAGGAGCAAGAAGTTCTGTATAATTTTTGAAGAAAATGATGAGCCACAACTGGACCGTGACCACGAGTATTATGCCCAGGTGCTCGGTCAAATGGGCATAACAGGCTGCCGATGGGCGGACTTCGTTGTCTGTTCGGAGAATTGGATAGCCATCGAACGTATTCGCTTTGATAAAATAGAGTGGCTCAGTATGCGTAAAAAACTtgacaaattttttttcgaacACATGCTGCCTTACATGAGCAGCAAGCACTGA